One stretch of Tepidibacter hydrothermalis DNA includes these proteins:
- a CDS encoding ABC transporter ATP-binding protein: MKNVYKNIMNIIKPNLKVQIIGLILTILYAVVYFLAPMVSKYLIDDILPKKSMDDLKFGLTLFGLVCILQPLLGYLKNILFLKLSQKICYEIRNKLYKNIIYADMDFFEENSKGSILSRIMNDSDIVANFITNFFIVIIKNILIVTIIIAGMFYLSFEITSIIMIISILVISVIVILSKKIRNISLDTRRNYDDICSTIDQSLKGIKTIKVNLIENVYINKYISNSKKILESNIKLGNMNNTLNMIIEGLVVFCIVTIYGIGSFYVINNKMSLGTVVALGLYFQMLTPCIMELLNSNMSLQQVIPILERIEEYLNLKSKINIFYERKKLSGDIKVNNLFFSYKDDLNDSYNLKNINLNIKENTLVAITGESGAGKSTLMKLLTGFYRPNKGSVEISNIDINKLSNRCLWENIALIHQDVELFNMSIKDNISIGIDNISEEDIIDACKKVGIYEEIIGFDDGFETIINEELNISGGQRQRISMARAIIKNTPIIILDEPTASLDQETEECIIDLLKNLSEEKTVLVITHSMKLAKEADEVIIIRNGEIETNTAISI; the protein is encoded by the coding sequence ATGAAAAACGTGTATAAAAACATCATGAACATTATAAAACCTAATTTAAAAGTGCAGATAATAGGTCTGATTTTGACTATACTTTATGCTGTTGTATACTTTTTAGCACCTATGGTTTCTAAATATTTAATAGATGATATTTTGCCTAAAAAATCTATGGATGATTTGAAATTTGGATTAACTTTATTTGGGTTAGTATGTATATTACAACCTTTATTAGGATATTTAAAAAATATTTTATTTCTCAAATTATCTCAGAAGATATGTTATGAAATAAGAAACAAATTGTATAAGAATATAATTTATGCAGATATGGATTTTTTCGAAGAAAACTCAAAAGGATCTATACTGTCTAGAATAATGAATGATAGTGATATAGTGGCTAATTTTATTACAAACTTTTTTATAGTAATAATAAAAAATATATTGATAGTAACTATTATAATAGCAGGAATGTTTTATTTATCATTTGAAATAACATCTATAATAATGATAATAAGTATTTTAGTTATTAGTGTTATTGTAATTTTAAGCAAAAAAATTAGAAATATATCTTTAGATACAAGACGAAATTATGATGATATATGCAGCACAATAGATCAGTCTTTAAAAGGCATAAAGACTATAAAAGTAAACTTAATAGAAAATGTATATATAAATAAATATATATCCAATTCAAAAAAAATACTTGAAAGTAATATAAAACTTGGGAATATGAATAATACATTAAATATGATTATAGAGGGGTTAGTTGTATTTTGTATTGTAACAATATATGGAATAGGTTCTTTTTATGTTATAAATAATAAAATGTCACTTGGAACAGTTGTTGCATTAGGACTTTACTTTCAAATGCTAACACCTTGTATCATGGAATTGTTGAATAGCAATATGAGTTTGCAACAAGTGATACCTATATTAGAGAGAATTGAAGAATATTTAAATTTAAAATCAAAAATAAATATATTTTATGAGAGAAAAAAATTGAGTGGAGATATTAAAGTAAATAACCTGTTTTTTTCGTATAAAGATGACTTAAATGATAGTTATAACTTGAAAAATATAAACTTAAATATAAAAGAGAATACATTGGTTGCTATAACAGGTGAATCTGGTGCGGGTAAAAGTACGTTAATGAAATTATTGACAGGGTTTTATAGACCTAATAAGGGATCTGTAGAAATTTCAAATATAGATATAAATAAATTATCTAATAGATGTCTTTGGGAGAATATCGCTTTAATACATCAGGATGTGGAGCTTTTTAATATGAGCATAAAAGATAATATATCTATAGGGATAGATAATATATCCGAAGAAGACATTATTGATGCATGCAAAAAAGTAGGAATATATGAAGAAATAATAGGCTTTGATGATGGGTTTGAAACAATTATAAATGAGGAACTGAACATATCTGGGGGGCAACGTCAACGGATATCAATGGCAAGAGCGATTATAAAGAATACACCTATAATAATACTAGATGAACCAACTGCTTCACTCGATCAAGAAACAGAAGAATGTATTATTGATTTATTAAAAAATTTAAGTGAAGAAAAAACGGTTTTGGTTATAACTCATAGTATGAAATTGGCAAAAGAAGCTGATGAAGTAATAATTATTAGAAATGGTGAAATAGAAACTAATACAGCTATATCAATATAA
- a CDS encoding radical SAM/SPASM domain-containing protein — translation MKKSNYNYIFEVKDGKKLAFNSMSCALAEIDQDFSDVLENIENIDIDTVNEQKKELIENMRQGNYIIDDAVDELKQIKFRHFKGKYENNSLSITIAPTLNCNFKCPYCYETPDTHIMDEAVQQSIIDRVEKQLQTVKNVQVTWYGGEPLLAKDIIWNVSEKIMNLCEQYGANYYSFIVSNGYLIDDETIENLIKYKITNIQVTIDGPKEIHDKRRIQKSGKGSFDKILYNVKKLKEKGFNINIRINIDKTNVARVEELLDILKLNDLNGLSITLGQVTAYTQACSSVSGSCLNNEEYAVTSLDIQKILNDKEFEVQDYPYYPGIKANYCCADQINAFVIDPWGDMYKCWNDIGLKEKSVGNITKELEENDDINQVMNQIDWLTQNPFDEEDCVECDLLPICMGGCPYNKKENKKLSCEKWKYNMKEILAYTYQNSL, via the coding sequence ATGAAAAAATCAAATTATAATTATATTTTTGAAGTTAAAGATGGAAAAAAATTAGCATTTAATTCTATGAGCTGTGCTTTGGCTGAAATAGACCAAGATTTTTCCGATGTTCTAGAGAATATAGAAAATATAGATATAGACACTGTTAATGAACAAAAAAAAGAGTTAATAGAGAATATGAGACAAGGTAATTACATAATAGATGATGCTGTTGATGAGTTAAAGCAAATAAAATTTAGACATTTTAAAGGAAAGTATGAAAATAATAGTTTGTCTATAACTATTGCACCTACACTTAACTGTAATTTTAAATGTCCTTATTGCTATGAAACACCAGATACTCATATTATGGATGAAGCAGTACAACAGAGTATAATTGATAGAGTTGAAAAACAATTACAGACTGTAAAAAATGTTCAAGTAACATGGTATGGAGGAGAACCTTTACTTGCTAAAGATATAATATGGAATGTATCTGAAAAGATTATGAACTTGTGTGAACAATATGGAGCTAACTATTATTCATTTATAGTATCTAACGGTTATTTAATTGATGATGAAACTATAGAAAACCTTATAAAATATAAAATAACTAATATTCAAGTAACTATAGATGGTCCTAAAGAAATTCATGATAAAAGAAGAATTCAAAAGTCTGGTAAAGGAAGTTTTGATAAGATATTATATAATGTTAAAAAATTGAAAGAAAAAGGATTCAATATAAATATAAGAATAAATATAGACAAGACTAATGTTGCAAGAGTTGAAGAACTATTAGATATATTGAAATTAAATGATTTAAATGGACTGTCTATAACACTTGGACAAGTAACAGCATATACTCAAGCATGTAGTTCAGTATCAGGAAGTTGTCTTAATAATGAAGAGTACGCAGTTACAAGTCTTGATATACAAAAAATTCTTAATGATAAAGAGTTTGAAGTACAAGATTACCCTTATTATCCAGGAATAAAAGCAAATTATTGTTGTGCAGATCAAATAAATGCTTTTGTAATAGACCCTTGGGGAGATATGTATAAATGTTGGAATGATATAGGATTAAAAGAGAAAAGTGTAGGTAATATAACTAAGGAATTAGAAGAAAATGATGATATAAATCAAGTTATGAATCAGATAGATTGGCTTACACAAAATCCTTTTGATGAAGAAGATTGCGTAGAATGCGATTTATTACCTATATGTATGGGAGGATGTCCTTACAATAAAAAGGAAAATAAAAAATTGTCTTGTGAAAAATGGAAGTATAATATGAAGGAAATTTTAGCATATACATATCAGAATTCATTATAA
- a CDS encoding LytR/AlgR family response regulator transcription factor has product MINFIICEDNQDIRNEILSIVKSYASNKNYEFNIGLINDSSEGVIEYIKNNLDKKNVYILDIELKNGTNGMELAKNIRKYDQNGEIIFVTNHSIMLMYIFKYKLKALDFIDKSENIKFKLEENLDVIYENLCNKKKDVINFKCGSRSYVLNFDEIINFEMTGVNHKIRVSTLNGQYEFYTTLKEIEKKLDDRFYRSHRACILNKDYIQVINNSKNDMYIVMKNGQKSLLSRKYAKGLIENAVHI; this is encoded by the coding sequence ATGATTAATTTTATAATTTGTGAAGACAATCAAGATATTAGGAATGAAATTTTAAGTATAGTAAAAAGTTATGCATCAAACAAAAATTATGAATTCAACATAGGATTAATAAATGATTCATCGGAAGGTGTTATAGAATACATAAAGAACAATTTAGATAAAAAAAATGTTTATATACTCGATATAGAACTTAAGAATGGAACGAACGGAATGGAGCTTGCAAAAAATATAAGAAAATATGATCAGAATGGAGAAATTATCTTTGTGACAAATCACTCCATAATGCTGATGTACATATTTAAATATAAGCTTAAAGCATTAGATTTTATAGATAAAAGCGAAAACATAAAATTTAAATTAGAAGAAAATTTAGATGTAATATATGAGAATTTGTGTAACAAGAAAAAAGATGTAATAAACTTTAAGTGTGGAAGCCGAAGTTATGTGCTTAATTTTGATGAAATAATTAATTTTGAAATGACTGGAGTGAACCATAAAATAAGGGTAAGTACTTTAAATGGGCAATATGAGTTTTATACAACTCTTAAGGAAATAGAAAAAAAATTAGATGATAGGTTTTATAGATCTCATAGAGCTTGCATTTTAAATAAGGATTATATACAGGTTATAAATAATTCTAAAAATGATATGTACATAGTTATGAAGAATGGACAAAAAAGTCTTTTATCTAGAAAATATGCAAAAGGATTAATTGAAAATGCTGTTCATATATGA